From the genome of Thermococcus chitonophagus, one region includes:
- a CDS encoding AAA family ATPase, producing MYFDPRPKTKREDLFDRERELEEFITALESKRPLTVITGIRRLGKTSLLLVGLNEANAPYILIDMRDVNPSSEFDLYKRIEAGLNRLIRERKDIKTKIKEILSHISGVQILGSGIYLSWGERGVDLLELFETLERLDVVIAFDEVQYAKGPIGRKLTGLIAHLYDYTNLRIVVTGSEVGLLYDFLGIEDPNAPLFGRYFEEITLSRFSEEQSREFLRIGFEQCNVNVGEETIEEAVRALDGIVGWLVLFGMSALKNPERALEATLKKATLLAKREFEEFLKRHEFARKRYIAVMRAVALGNKRWSEIKEFLERRERKSISDSVVHRLLTNLVKASFLEKVKGEYRIADPILEMVFKQGF from the coding sequence TTGTACTTCGACCCAAGACCAAAAACAAAGAGAGAAGATTTATTTGACAGGGAGAGGGAGCTTGAAGAGTTCATAACTGCCCTAGAGTCTAAAAGGCCCCTAACGGTTATAACGGGGATAAGAAGGTTAGGGAAAACTTCGCTTTTGCTCGTAGGCCTTAACGAAGCCAATGCCCCTTACATTCTCATAGACATGAGGGACGTCAACCCGAGCTCGGAGTTTGACCTCTACAAAAGGATAGAAGCGGGCCTTAACAGGTTAATTAGGGAGAGAAAGGACATAAAAACGAAAATTAAAGAGATACTTTCCCACATATCTGGAGTCCAAATTCTTGGTTCTGGAATATATCTCTCTTGGGGGGAGAGAGGAGTAGATCTTCTAGAACTATTCGAAACCCTCGAGAGGCTCGATGTTGTAATCGCGTTCGATGAGGTACAGTACGCTAAAGGTCCAATTGGGAGAAAGCTAACCGGTCTAATAGCACACCTCTACGATTACACCAACCTCAGAATAGTTGTCACGGGAAGCGAGGTTGGCCTCCTCTACGACTTCCTGGGCATTGAAGATCCAAACGCCCCTCTATTCGGAAGGTACTTTGAGGAGATCACCCTCTCAAGGTTCAGCGAAGAGCAGAGCAGGGAGTTCCTCAGGATAGGCTTTGAGCAGTGCAACGTTAACGTTGGCGAGGAAACTATAGAGGAGGCAGTTAGAGCATTGGACGGAATAGTTGGATGGCTTGTCCTCTTCGGAATGTCAGCTTTGAAGAACCCGGAGAGGGCCCTTGAGGCCACGTTAAAGAAGGCTACACTTTTGGCCAAGAGGGAGTTCGAGGAGTTCCTGAAGAGGCACGAATTCGCGAGAAAAAGATACATCGCGGTTATGAGGGCTGTAGCTTTAGGAAACAAAAGGTGGAGCGAGATAAAGGAGTTCCTTGAGAGGAGGGAGAGGAAGTCCATCTCTGACAGCGTGGTGCACAGGTTATTGACGAATCTTGTCAAGGCCTCCTTCCTCGAGAAGGTCAAGGGAGAGTACAGGATAGCTGATCCAATTCTTGAAATGGTGTTTAAGCAAGGTTTTTAA
- a CDS encoding valine--tRNA ligase, which translates to MLPKNYDPNEIEPKWQKYWLEEKIYKYRLDENKPSYAIDTPPPFTSGTLHLGHVLSHTWIDIIARFKRMRGYNVLFPQGFDNHGLPTELKVEKEFGITKDQPEEFLKKCVEWTWQAIEAMRNQFIRIGYSADWDLEYHTMDDKYKATVQYTLLKFYEKGLLYREEHPVYWCPKCRTSLAKAEVGYVEEEGYLYYIKLPLADGSGYIPIATTRPELMPACVAVFVHPDDERYKHLVGKKVKLPIYEREVPILADEDVDPNFGTGAVYNCTYGDEQDIVWQKRYNLPVIIAINEDGTMNEKAGPYAGLKVEEARKKIAEDLEKMGLLYKKEKIKHRVLRHTERSSCMAPIELLPKKQWFIKVKDFTDEIVKVAKEINWYPEDMFLRLKDWAESMDWDWVISRQRVFGTPFPFWVCKNGHIVPAREEDLPVDPRFDKPPVEKCPVCGAELEPVTDVLDCWVDSSITPLIITKWYDAVKGDEEAKKWFEHNFPTALRPQGTDIIRTWAFYTIYRTYKLTGEKPWRDIVINGMVAGPDGRKMSKSYGNVVAPDEVIPKYGADALRLWTALAPPGEDHPFKWETVDYNFRFLQKLWNIYRFAERHIKDFEYEEYKDLELEPLDRWILSRLHRLIKFATEELEKYRFNLITRELMTFVWHEVADDYIEMIKYRLYGEDEESKIKAKVALYELLWNLLLLLAPFVPHITEELYYHLFKDKVGAKSIHLLEWPKYSEERIDEEAERVGELARKIVSEMRKYKNSHGLPLNAKLKHVAIYATESYDLVKLIERDIAGTMNIERLEVVKGEPQLEERVVEIKPNFRRVGPRYGKLVPKIAQYLEENADRIAKELREKGRVEFEVDGTRVELDREDVVLRKAVFSEGEEVETAVVDDVVILFF; encoded by the coding sequence ATGCTACCGAAGAATTATGACCCGAACGAGATAGAGCCTAAGTGGCAGAAGTACTGGCTCGAGGAGAAGATATACAAGTACAGGTTAGACGAGAACAAGCCAAGCTACGCCATAGACACTCCCCCACCGTTCACGAGCGGAACCCTACACCTGGGACACGTGCTAAGTCACACCTGGATAGATATAATAGCCAGATTTAAGAGGATGAGGGGCTACAACGTTCTCTTTCCGCAAGGCTTCGACAACCACGGACTCCCAACCGAGTTAAAGGTCGAAAAAGAATTCGGAATTACGAAGGATCAGCCCGAAGAGTTCCTGAAGAAGTGCGTGGAGTGGACTTGGCAGGCCATTGAAGCTATGAGAAACCAGTTCATAAGGATAGGGTACTCAGCCGATTGGGATCTTGAGTACCACACCATGGATGACAAGTACAAGGCAACAGTCCAATACACTTTGCTCAAGTTCTACGAGAAGGGACTGCTCTACAGGGAGGAGCATCCTGTTTACTGGTGCCCCAAGTGCAGGACTTCGCTGGCTAAGGCTGAGGTAGGCTACGTTGAGGAGGAGGGCTACCTCTACTACATAAAGCTTCCCCTGGCAGATGGTTCCGGCTACATTCCGATAGCGACCACGAGGCCCGAGCTCATGCCCGCGTGTGTTGCGGTCTTCGTTCACCCGGACGACGAGAGGTACAAGCATTTAGTTGGAAAGAAGGTGAAGCTGCCAATTTACGAGAGGGAGGTTCCAATTCTAGCGGATGAGGATGTAGATCCGAACTTCGGAACCGGTGCCGTGTACAATTGTACGTACGGTGATGAGCAGGATATAGTCTGGCAAAAGCGCTACAACCTTCCCGTGATAATCGCGATAAATGAAGATGGAACCATGAACGAAAAAGCGGGACCATACGCGGGGCTTAAGGTCGAGGAGGCGAGGAAGAAAATAGCGGAAGACCTCGAGAAGATGGGTCTTCTCTACAAGAAGGAGAAGATAAAGCACAGAGTCCTCAGGCACACCGAGAGGAGCAGCTGTATGGCTCCGATTGAGCTGTTGCCCAAGAAGCAGTGGTTCATAAAGGTGAAGGACTTCACCGATGAGATTGTGAAGGTAGCGAAGGAGATCAACTGGTATCCCGAGGACATGTTCCTGAGGCTTAAGGACTGGGCCGAGAGCATGGATTGGGACTGGGTGATAAGCAGGCAGAGGGTCTTCGGAACTCCATTCCCGTTCTGGGTGTGCAAGAACGGTCATATAGTTCCAGCTAGAGAGGAAGATTTGCCCGTAGATCCAAGGTTCGACAAGCCTCCGGTAGAGAAGTGCCCTGTCTGTGGAGCAGAACTAGAGCCCGTAACAGATGTACTTGACTGCTGGGTTGACTCGAGCATTACTCCGCTGATAATCACGAAGTGGTACGATGCGGTTAAGGGCGACGAGGAGGCGAAGAAGTGGTTCGAGCACAACTTCCCAACAGCGTTAAGGCCCCAGGGAACCGACATAATTAGGACGTGGGCCTTCTACACGATATACAGGACCTACAAGCTGACCGGGGAGAAGCCATGGAGGGATATAGTGATCAACGGAATGGTCGCAGGGCCGGACGGAAGGAAGATGAGCAAAAGCTACGGGAATGTAGTAGCTCCAGATGAAGTGATTCCAAAGTACGGTGCAGATGCTCTAAGGCTGTGGACTGCTTTAGCCCCTCCAGGTGAAGATCACCCCTTCAAGTGGGAAACAGTTGATTACAACTTCAGGTTCCTCCAGAAGCTCTGGAACATCTACAGGTTCGCCGAGAGGCACATAAAGGACTTTGAGTACGAGGAGTACAAGGATTTGGAGCTCGAGCCCCTCGACAGGTGGATACTCTCGAGACTGCACAGACTGATAAAGTTCGCGACCGAAGAGCTAGAGAAGTACAGGTTCAACCTGATAACCAGGGAGCTCATGACCTTCGTATGGCACGAGGTTGCTGACGATTACATAGAGATGATAAAATATAGGCTGTATGGAGAGGACGAGGAGAGCAAGATAAAGGCCAAGGTTGCATTGTATGAGCTGCTGTGGAACCTCCTGCTATTGCTAGCCCCGTTCGTCCCGCACATAACCGAGGAGCTCTACTACCACTTGTTCAAGGACAAGGTTGGAGCCAAGAGCATCCACTTATTAGAGTGGCCCAAGTACAGCGAGGAAAGGATAGACGAGGAAGCGGAGAGGGTTGGTGAGCTAGCGAGGAAGATCGTTAGTGAGATGAGGAAGTACAAGAACTCCCACGGGTTGCCTTTGAACGCTAAGCTTAAGCATGTAGCAATCTACGCAACGGAGAGCTATGATCTAGTTAAGCTGATAGAGAGGGACATAGCCGGAACGATGAACATCGAGAGGCTTGAAGTCGTGAAGGGAGAGCCCCAGCTCGAGGAGAGGGTTGTAGAGATAAAGCCCAACTTCAGAAGGGTTGGGCCAAGGTACGGGAAGCTAGTTCCAAAGATCGCCCAGTACCTGGAGGAGAATGCAGACAGGATTGCCAAGGAGCTGAGGGAAAAGGGCAGGGTAGAGTTCGAGGTTGATGGGACTAGGGTAGAGTTAGACAGGGAGGATGTGGTGCTTAGGAAGGCGGTGTTCAGCGAAGGGGAGGAGGTTGAGACTGCCGTTGTAGATGATGTTGTTATCCTGTTCTTCTGA
- a CDS encoding DUF1616 domain-containing protein, whose translation MGKPKGLARYWDLITVIALSILLDAVIFLTPESFIRKVLGLVFVLFLPGYVFITALFPERKELDNLERLALSLGLSIAIVPLIGLALNYTPWGIRLTPILVSLTIFNVVFAVVAIYRRKDAFEPWIPWVTLEDIKRELEWDKASRLDKVLTVILIIAIMASIGTLGYVITHPKPGEAFTEFYILGPKGKAADYPTELFVNETGRVIIGIVNHEHRNVTYYVEIWLVNLTYDFTTNETIIHEMYLMDRFNVTLPSIPVNIEGNWTPQFETNYTFKIDKPGRWQVWFLLFKDREPPIPESCLKGKNCLEEKWRILEAINGTIQSLKLNVRVKPLS comes from the coding sequence ATGGGCAAACCTAAGGGACTCGCAAGGTACTGGGATTTAATCACAGTGATAGCCCTTTCAATATTATTAGACGCGGTAATATTCTTGACCCCGGAGAGCTTTATTCGGAAAGTCCTGGGCCTAGTTTTTGTTCTGTTTCTCCCAGGGTACGTCTTTATAACTGCACTCTTTCCAGAGAGGAAGGAGCTTGACAATCTAGAGAGGTTAGCCCTAAGTCTAGGCCTTAGCATCGCAATAGTTCCCCTAATTGGTTTGGCCCTCAACTACACCCCCTGGGGGATAAGGCTAACTCCAATTTTAGTTAGCCTGACAATTTTTAACGTGGTCTTTGCGGTGGTGGCAATATACAGGAGGAAGGATGCTTTTGAGCCATGGATACCATGGGTTACTCTGGAGGACATAAAGAGGGAGCTCGAGTGGGACAAAGCTAGCAGGTTGGATAAGGTCTTGACGGTGATCCTGATAATAGCGATAATGGCATCAATCGGAACCCTTGGCTACGTGATAACGCATCCTAAGCCTGGGGAGGCCTTCACGGAATTCTACATCCTGGGGCCTAAGGGGAAGGCTGCAGATTATCCGACGGAGCTCTTCGTCAACGAGACAGGGAGGGTGATAATTGGAATAGTCAACCACGAGCATAGGAACGTAACTTATTACGTGGAGATATGGCTGGTGAACTTAACCTACGACTTCACGACCAACGAGACGATAATCCACGAGATGTACCTCATGGACAGGTTCAACGTCACTCTCCCCTCAATTCCCGTGAACATAGAGGGCAACTGGACGCCCCAGTTTGAAACTAACTACACCTTTAAGATAGACAAGCCCGGAAGGTGGCAGGTTTGGTTTTTGCTGTTCAAGGATAGGGAACCGCCAATTCCTGAGAGTTGCCTTAAGGGAAAGAACTGCTTGGAGGAGAAGTGGAGGATACTTGAGGCAATAAACGGGACAATACAGAGTTTAAAGTTAAACGTTAGAGTTAAACCACTCTCTTAG